One genomic region from Deinococcus roseus encodes:
- the hisF gene encoding imidazole glycerol phosphate synthase subunit HisF: MITKRIIPCLDVQNGRVVKNVKFFENHRDAGNPLLLAQKYEHEQADELVFYDITASHEGRKLMLEVARDVAESVMMPLTIGGGVNSVEDFRNLLLSGADKISVNSSAIRNPDLIRAASDHFGAQCVVLSIDAKKRPDGTGWNVHLNGGRVDTGIDLLEWVQKGQELGAGEIVLNVMDADGTQSGFDLVATRTVKEHVDVPVVASGGAGKLEDFYDVLTEGKADAALAASVFHFGMLTVREVKDYLTGRGIQVRGFVE; encoded by the coding sequence GTGATTACCAAGCGCATCATCCCGTGTCTGGATGTCCAGAATGGCCGGGTGGTCAAGAACGTCAAATTCTTTGAAAACCACCGAGATGCCGGAAACCCCCTCCTGCTTGCCCAGAAATACGAACACGAACAGGCCGATGAACTGGTCTTTTACGACATCACCGCCAGCCATGAAGGCCGCAAACTGATGCTGGAAGTGGCCCGTGATGTGGCCGAGAGCGTGATGATGCCCCTCACCATCGGGGGTGGCGTCAACAGCGTGGAGGATTTCAGGAATTTGCTGCTCTCAGGGGCAGACAAGATTTCGGTGAATTCCAGTGCCATTCGCAACCCTGACCTGATCCGGGCCGCCAGCGATCACTTTGGAGCCCAGTGTGTGGTGCTGTCCATCGATGCCAAGAAAAGGCCTGATGGCACGGGCTGGAATGTGCACCTGAACGGTGGCCGTGTGGACACTGGCATCGACCTGCTGGAGTGGGTCCAGAAAGGCCAGGAACTGGGCGCGGGCGAAATCGTGCTGAACGTGATGGACGCAGACGGCACCCAGTCCGGCTTCGATCTGGTGGCCACCCGCACGGTCAAAGAGCATGTGGATGTTCCGGTGGTGGCTTCGGGCGGTGCAGGCAAACTGGAAGACTTTTACGATGTGCTGACCGAGGGCAAAGCAGATGCTGCTCTGGCGGCCAGTGTGTTTCACTTTGGGATGCTGACGGTCCGGGAGGTCAAGGATTACCTGACCGGACGGGGCATTCAGGTGAGGGGATTTGTCGAATGA
- the hisIE gene encoding bifunctional phosphoribosyl-AMP cyclohydrolase/phosphoribosyl-ATP diphosphatase HisIE: protein MNLTELKYNEDGLVPVVTQDARSGEVLMLAWANQEALEHTLTHKEGTYFSRSRQELWIKGKTSGHTQKVLGVRYDCDSDAVLYLVEQQGPACHTGKQSCFHNPLLEEEGHTQLGFVVSEVYKTILDRIEHQPEGSYVTTMHKAGLDRILKKIPEEAGEVLLAAKNNDVAELATETADLLFHTLFVMAELGVKPEDIAGVLSKRMGKSGLRGPKAVG from the coding sequence ATGAATCTGACTGAACTGAAATACAACGAAGATGGTCTGGTGCCTGTGGTCACCCAGGATGCCAGAAGCGGCGAGGTACTGATGCTGGCCTGGGCCAACCAGGAAGCCCTGGAACACACCCTGACCCACAAAGAAGGCACCTATTTTTCCAGAAGCCGCCAGGAACTGTGGATCAAGGGCAAAACCAGTGGTCACACCCAGAAGGTGCTGGGGGTGCGCTACGACTGTGACAGTGACGCTGTGCTGTATCTGGTGGAGCAGCAAGGTCCAGCCTGCCACACCGGCAAGCAGTCATGCTTCCACAATCCCCTGCTGGAAGAAGAGGGGCACACCCAGCTGGGTTTCGTGGTCAGCGAGGTGTACAAAACCATTCTGGACCGCATTGAGCACCAGCCTGAGGGGTCTTATGTGACCACCATGCACAAAGCTGGTCTGGACCGCATCCTCAAGAAGATTCCTGAAGAGGCCGGAGAGGTCCTGCTGGCTGCCAAAAACAACGACGTGGCAGAACTGGCCACCGAAACCGCAGACCTGCTCTTTCACACCCTCTTTGTGATGGCAGAACTGGGTGTGAAGCCAGAGGACATTGCTGGTGTGCTTTCCAAACGCATGGGGAAAAGTGGCCTGAGGGGTCCCAAAGCAGTGGGCTGA
- the glpX gene encoding class II fructose-bisphosphatase, translated as MERALVLETVRVTEQAALAASRLIGKGDKNAVDAAGTDAMRQVLNELDIDGTVVIGEGEMDEAPMLYIGENLGQKTKHSHRVDIAVDPVEGTEAAAKGLPNVIAVIAMSEKGGLLHAPDVYMDKLVVPPPALGHVNLDWPVEANLKALAMSLQRSVEDLLIVVLDRERHTPLIQQIRQAGARVKLINAGDVIAGLAAAIRGTGVHALMGWGGAPEGVVTAAAMKCLGAEFQGRFIAENDEQRERLKLMGVSTEKIYKTNDLAPGDNIVFSATGITDGDLLEGVRPFGGGARTHSIVMGHSTRVVRFIDSIHLQDSKARVVVRV; from the coding sequence ATGGAACGTGCTCTTGTACTGGAAACCGTGCGTGTCACCGAACAGGCCGCCCTCGCTGCCAGCCGCCTGATTGGCAAAGGAGACAAAAATGCAGTGGATGCTGCTGGCACAGACGCCATGCGTCAGGTGCTCAATGAACTGGACATCGATGGCACCGTGGTGATCGGTGAGGGGGAAATGGACGAGGCCCCCATGCTCTACATCGGGGAAAACCTGGGCCAGAAGACCAAACATTCCCACAGGGTGGACATTGCTGTGGATCCCGTAGAGGGCACCGAAGCAGCAGCCAAGGGCCTGCCCAATGTGATTGCCGTGATTGCCATGAGCGAAAAAGGCGGTCTGCTGCACGCCCCCGATGTGTACATGGACAAACTGGTGGTTCCGCCTCCAGCCCTCGGGCACGTCAATCTGGACTGGCCTGTAGAGGCCAACCTGAAAGCCCTCGCCATGAGCCTGCAGCGCAGCGTGGAAGACCTGCTGATTGTGGTGCTGGACCGTGAACGCCACACCCCGCTGATCCAGCAAATCCGTCAGGCTGGAGCCAGGGTCAAGCTGATCAATGCAGGAGATGTGATTGCAGGTCTGGCTGCAGCCATCCGTGGGACCGGAGTGCACGCCCTGATGGGATGGGGAGGTGCCCCGGAAGGGGTGGTCACTGCAGCCGCCATGAAATGCCTGGGGGCCGAATTCCAGGGCCGTTTCATCGCAGAGAACGATGAGCAGCGGGAACGCCTGAAGCTGATGGGCGTCTCCACAGAAAAAATCTACAAAACCAACGACCTGGCCCCCGGAGACAACATTGTTTTCAGTGCCACGGGCATCACCGATGGGGATCTGCTGGAAGGGGTGCGGCCTTTCGGCGGAGGGGCCAGAACCCATTCCATCGTGATGGGACACTCCACAAGGGTGGTGCGTTTCATTGATTCCATCCATCTGCAGGACAGCAAAGCCCGTGTGGTGGTGCGGGTTTAA
- a CDS encoding M48 family metallopeptidase → MRIEFAATYFDGKSSRAHPIRAFWNGVHLQLESEHLHLLIPEGGWELQPPLGNTRRIFHLQDGGRVETADLQAIESVEMALGLNAGMRWVHAIEHNWKWVLLGFVVLGVFLLGFFRFGLPVVAQKAAEVTSISVLVTVSDNALKLLDRQYLQPSAIPESRQQKIRSEFQKVVQDIGENYPYELHFYQSSELGANAFALPSGNIVITDDLIKLARNDREILGVLAHEVGHVIHRHGLKSIYQSLGVFFMISVALGDVVSPTSLAASVPALLIQNGYSRGFEAEADQTAGKYMLARGWGTKPLQDMLQRLIEDHEGSESTTLLSTHPGVQERLKMLQQMKP, encoded by the coding sequence ATGCGCATTGAATTTGCCGCCACCTACTTTGATGGCAAAAGCTCCAGGGCCCACCCCATACGGGCTTTCTGGAATGGGGTGCACCTGCAGCTGGAATCAGAGCACCTGCACCTGTTGATTCCAGAAGGCGGGTGGGAGTTGCAACCTCCACTGGGCAACACCCGGCGGATTTTTCACTTGCAGGATGGGGGTCGTGTGGAAACGGCAGACCTGCAGGCCATCGAAAGCGTTGAAATGGCCCTGGGGCTCAATGCTGGCATGCGCTGGGTGCATGCCATAGAGCACAACTGGAAATGGGTGCTGCTGGGTTTTGTGGTGCTGGGCGTCTTTCTGCTGGGATTTTTCAGGTTCGGCCTTCCAGTGGTGGCGCAGAAAGCTGCAGAAGTGACCTCCATTTCTGTGCTGGTCACTGTGAGCGACAATGCCCTGAAATTGCTGGACCGCCAGTACCTGCAACCTTCCGCAATACCAGAATCACGCCAGCAAAAAATCCGCTCTGAATTCCAGAAAGTGGTGCAGGACATTGGAGAAAATTACCCCTATGAACTGCACTTTTACCAGAGTTCAGAACTGGGAGCCAATGCATTCGCTTTGCCTTCAGGGAACATTGTGATCACCGATGACCTGATCAAACTGGCCAGAAACGACAGGGAAATCCTGGGGGTGCTGGCCCATGAGGTGGGACATGTGATTCACCGCCATGGTCTGAAAAGCATTTACCAGAGCCTGGGGGTGTTCTTCATGATCTCGGTGGCCCTGGGAGATGTGGTTTCTCCCACGTCCCTGGCAGCTTCTGTGCCTGCTCTGCTGATCCAGAACGGTTACTCCAGGGGTTTTGAAGCCGAAGCAGACCAGACTGCAGGGAAATACATGCTGGCCCGTGGCTGGGGAACAAAGCCCCTGCAGGACATGCTGCAGAGGCTGATTGAAGACCATGAGGGTTCTGAAAGCACCACTTTGCTTTCCACCCATCCTGGAGTGCAAGAACGCCTGAAAATGCTGCAGCAAATGAAGCCCTGA
- a CDS encoding YjgN family protein, with translation MNELTLEKPTQATPKLHRFEFTGNANEYFRIWIVNLFLSIITLGIYAAWAKVRARQYLYANTRLDGQSFEYLGNPISILKGNIVVGVGAAVYFLAQYYEIKWLYAVLAIFALIYPYLIYKSLRFMASNSAYRNVRFKFWGSSGDAYKYYLLWMLLMPLTGGIIFPLIQFYQRRYLLDNVALGTAQARFTGNSSPFWRVYLISYGIGFVFSIVVGVVLLGAAMGQVYSGGDGLSDLVGTYIIMGVFYIIALLGGVALQQYIYAQLMNYSLENTTLKDGQIRFRSKLNHWTLMKIQLVNILAIAVSLGLLSPWAKIRYMQYVLSRIGVVAVPGALDEIAAIGSEEENALGDAAVGFFDLDIGL, from the coding sequence ATGAATGAATTGACACTGGAAAAGCCCACTCAAGCCACCCCCAAATTGCACCGTTTTGAATTCACGGGCAATGCCAATGAGTACTTCAGGATCTGGATTGTCAATCTGTTCCTGAGCATCATCACGCTGGGCATTTATGCCGCCTGGGCCAAAGTGCGGGCCAGACAGTACCTGTACGCCAACACCCGCCTGGATGGGCAGTCTTTTGAGTACCTGGGCAACCCCATTTCCATTCTGAAAGGCAACATTGTGGTGGGTGTAGGGGCAGCGGTGTACTTCCTGGCCCAGTATTACGAGATCAAATGGTTGTATGCTGTTCTGGCCATCTTTGCTTTGATTTACCCTTACCTGATCTACAAATCCCTGCGTTTCATGGCCAGCAATTCTGCCTACCGCAATGTGCGCTTCAAATTCTGGGGCAGCTCAGGGGATGCCTACAAGTATTACCTGCTCTGGATGCTGTTGATGCCATTGACCGGGGGCATCATTTTCCCATTGATTCAGTTCTACCAGCGCAGATACCTGCTGGACAATGTTGCTCTGGGAACGGCTCAGGCCAGATTCACAGGCAACTCCTCTCCATTCTGGAGGGTGTACCTGATCTCTTATGGCATTGGTTTTGTTTTTTCCATTGTGGTGGGTGTGGTGCTGCTGGGGGCCGCCATGGGTCAGGTGTACAGCGGAGGAGACGGCCTGAGCGACCTGGTGGGCACCTACATCATCATGGGGGTCTTTTACATCATTGCCCTGCTGGGTGGGGTTGCCCTGCAGCAGTACATTTATGCCCAGCTGATGAATTACAGCCTGGAGAACACCACCCTCAAAGACGGCCAGATCCGTTTCCGCAGCAAGCTCAACCACTGGACCCTGATGAAGATTCAGCTGGTCAACATCCTGGCCATTGCTGTGTCTCTGGGACTGCTGAGCCCCTGGGCCAAAATCAGGTACATGCAGTATGTGCTGAGCCGCATTGGTGTGGTGGCGGTTCCGGGTGCCCTGGATGAGATTGCTGCAATCGGCTCTGAAGAAGAGAATGCCCTGGGGGATGCCGCAGTGGGTTTCTTTGACCTGGACATCGGACTGTAA
- the acpS gene encoding holo-ACP synthase: MIVAIGTDLIEIHRIRKVLEREGEHFLHKIFTPEELAYCLKMADPVPSLAARFAAKEAFQKTWFEGHSWQDVWVVRDETPQEPFPFSRPYLKFSPEVQKNMQANHWVAHLSLTHTKEHAQAVVVLEKLEQPHEQ, encoded by the coding sequence GTGATTGTTGCCATTGGAACCGACCTGATCGAAATCCACCGCATCCGCAAGGTGCTGGAGCGGGAAGGCGAACACTTCCTGCACAAGATTTTCACCCCTGAAGAACTGGCCTACTGCCTGAAAATGGCCGATCCAGTGCCCTCTCTGGCCGCCCGTTTTGCCGCCAAAGAAGCCTTCCAGAAAACCTGGTTTGAGGGGCACAGCTGGCAGGACGTGTGGGTGGTGCGGGATGAAACCCCACAGGAACCATTCCCTTTCTCCCGCCCATACCTGAAATTCAGTCCTGAAGTGCAAAAAAACATGCAGGCAAACCACTGGGTGGCCCACCTGTCCCTGACCCACACCAAGGAACATGCCCAGGCTGTGGTGGTGCTGGAAAAACTGGAGCAGCCACATGAACAGTAA
- a CDS encoding class I SAM-dependent RNA methyltransferase produces MIVTVEKIISGGLGLARHETGVVLIEGGLPKEVLDVQVFQEKPVRTARILKIIEESPDRTDPLDAPPTLNLAHATYEAQLRYKQGIVQDALVRIGKIHLEVASTQSSPSQWHYRTVAQYGIDSGRFFYRERGSHEKRTLRADPIAHDRIDALLRTVDPGKLGGAYEVVFRTSILSGETLAALIGEGNPQDYQKAALYLADLGIQGVSHAKPGKYRFQHGARLVWGEPSTLEQYGKYPLSVMVSSFAQVNPEAASELFLKAAELAGAGETALDLYGGSGALGLHLASHYGKVTVLDINQESLDRGKKDAERLSIKNIKFQRGDARRMNLGYSTITLDPPRAGLTPEVIETLGRSQADTLVYVSCDPATWARDVKQLSEWGFKLQEAIPWDFYPHTSHVEVLSLLQR; encoded by the coding sequence TTGATCGTTACTGTCGAAAAAATCATTTCTGGAGGGCTGGGACTGGCCCGCCATGAAACCGGTGTGGTGCTGATTGAAGGAGGACTGCCCAAAGAGGTGTTGGATGTGCAGGTCTTTCAGGAGAAACCTGTGCGCACCGCCCGCATCCTGAAGATCATCGAGGAATCCCCGGACCGGACCGATCCCCTGGACGCTCCACCCACCCTCAACCTGGCCCACGCCACCTATGAGGCCCAGTTGCGTTACAAGCAGGGCATTGTGCAGGACGCGCTGGTTCGCATTGGAAAAATTCATCTGGAGGTGGCTTCCACACAGTCCAGTCCCAGCCAGTGGCATTACCGCACGGTGGCCCAGTATGGCATTGATTCGGGACGGTTTTTTTACCGGGAGCGGGGCAGCCATGAGAAACGCACCCTGCGTGCAGACCCCATCGCCCATGACCGCATTGATGCCCTGCTGCGCACTGTGGACCCTGGAAAACTGGGTGGAGCATATGAAGTGGTGTTCCGCACCAGCATCCTGTCTGGAGAAACCCTTGCTGCCCTGATTGGGGAAGGCAACCCGCAGGATTACCAGAAAGCAGCCCTGTATCTGGCAGATCTGGGCATTCAAGGGGTGTCCCATGCCAAACCCGGAAAATACCGCTTCCAGCATGGAGCCAGACTGGTGTGGGGCGAGCCTTCCACACTGGAACAGTACGGCAAATACCCGCTCAGCGTGATGGTCAGCAGTTTCGCCCAGGTGAACCCTGAAGCTGCCAGCGAACTGTTTCTAAAAGCCGCCGAACTGGCAGGAGCAGGGGAGACGGCCCTGGACCTGTATGGCGGGAGTGGTGCTCTGGGTTTGCACCTCGCCAGCCATTACGGCAAGGTCACAGTGCTGGACATCAACCAGGAAAGCCTGGACCGGGGCAAAAAAGACGCAGAGCGCCTGAGCATCAAAAACATCAAATTCCAGCGTGGGGATGCCAGACGCATGAACCTCGGGTACAGCACCATCACCCTGGATCCCCCCAGAGCAGGCCTGACCCCGGAAGTCATCGAGACCCTGGGGCGCAGTCAGGCAGACACACTGGTGTATGTGTCCTGCGATCCCGCCACCTGGGCCAGGGATGTCAAACAGCTGTCTGAATGGGGCTTTAAATTGCAGGAAGCCATCCCCTGGGATTTTTACCCGCACACTTCGCATGTGGAAGTGCTGAGCCTGTTGCAACGCTGA
- the speA gene encoding biosynthetic arginine decarboxylase has translation MKNTRFKPQDAAELYGVPYWSSGYFRVNDGGKLEVDLPGGLSIVLEEVIEELVARGKSMPIILRFPQVLAERVKSLSEAFRKAIKEYDYQGKYQGVFPIKVNQRRVVVETIARAGYSYHTGLEAGSKAELALCLAQNIHPEALLCCNGFKDDGFVSLALWGRKLGKNVVITLEKMSELDRVLRLSKELNVKPAVGVRFKLNAKGSGQWEESGGDNAKFGLNAAELLHVVERLREEDMLDALTMIHCHIGSQITDIRRIKVAVREATNVYANLVKAGVPVKYLNVGGGLGVDYDGSKTTFYASMNYTMAEYAADVVYTIQEVCQRMEVQEPIIVSESGRALTAHHSVLVIPVLDVTGPNVDQNFIPDRKEEQHQIVTDLEQLQENITVRNAREIYNDAVADKETMNNLFNLGYLSLHDRARGEALFNAIIRKIAKAVQDMKYVPDELEDLPRVLADKYVCNFSLFQSLPDNWAIDTLFPIIPIHRMDERPTREATLVDITCDSDGKIDKFIDLRDVKRTLPLHELDGNPYYLGIFLAGAYQDVLGSGHNLFGKVNEAHVVADKEEGYRIDLFVRGQKARRMIENMGYEEDDLRDSIEAQIETARKKGNFTPTEAKELGTTYTEELLGYTYLE, from the coding sequence TTGAAAAACACCCGATTCAAGCCTCAGGACGCCGCTGAACTTTATGGGGTACCGTACTGGTCCAGCGGTTATTTTCGTGTCAATGACGGGGGCAAACTGGAAGTGGATTTGCCCGGCGGACTTTCCATCGTTTTAGAGGAAGTCATTGAGGAACTCGTGGCACGCGGCAAGAGCATGCCCATCATTCTGCGTTTCCCGCAGGTGCTGGCAGAACGTGTCAAAAGTCTTTCCGAGGCTTTTCGCAAAGCCATCAAGGAATACGATTACCAGGGGAAGTATCAGGGCGTTTTCCCAATCAAGGTGAACCAGAGGCGGGTGGTGGTCGAAACCATCGCCAGAGCAGGCTACTCCTACCACACCGGACTGGAAGCAGGCTCCAAAGCCGAGCTTGCCCTCTGCCTGGCCCAGAACATCCACCCGGAAGCCCTCTTGTGCTGCAACGGCTTCAAGGACGATGGTTTTGTCAGCCTGGCCCTGTGGGGCCGCAAGCTGGGCAAAAACGTGGTGATCACCCTGGAAAAAATGAGCGAACTGGACCGGGTGCTCAGGCTCTCCAAAGAACTGAACGTCAAACCTGCAGTGGGTGTGCGTTTCAAACTCAACGCCAAGGGCAGCGGCCAGTGGGAAGAATCCGGTGGAGACAACGCCAAATTCGGCCTGAACGCAGCAGAACTGCTGCACGTGGTGGAACGCCTGCGTGAAGAAGACATGCTGGACGCCCTCACCATGATCCACTGCCACATCGGCTCACAGATCACCGACATCCGCCGCATCAAGGTGGCCGTGCGTGAAGCCACCAACGTGTACGCCAACCTGGTGAAAGCCGGGGTGCCTGTCAAATACCTGAACGTGGGCGGCGGTCTGGGCGTCGATTACGACGGCTCCAAAACCACCTTTTATGCCAGCATGAACTACACCATGGCAGAGTACGCTGCAGACGTGGTTTACACCATTCAGGAAGTCTGCCAGCGCATGGAAGTTCAGGAGCCCATCATCGTTTCGGAGTCTGGACGTGCCCTCACGGCGCACCACTCTGTGCTGGTGATTCCCGTGCTGGACGTGACGGGCCCCAATGTGGACCAGAACTTCATTCCAGACCGCAAGGAAGAACAGCACCAGATCGTCACCGACCTTGAGCAGTTGCAGGAAAACATCACGGTGCGCAACGCCCGCGAAATCTACAACGATGCTGTGGCAGACAAAGAGACCATGAACAACCTGTTCAACCTCGGGTACCTGAGTTTGCATGACCGTGCCCGTGGTGAAGCCCTCTTCAATGCCATCATCCGCAAGATCGCCAAGGCCGTGCAGGACATGAAGTACGTGCCAGATGAGCTGGAAGACCTGCCACGGGTGCTGGCAGACAAATACGTCTGCAACTTCTCCCTGTTCCAGTCACTGCCAGACAACTGGGCCATCGACACCCTGTTTCCAATCATTCCGATTCACCGCATGGATGAGCGTCCCACCCGTGAAGCCACCCTGGTAGACATCACCTGCGACAGTGACGGAAAGATCGACAAATTCATTGACCTGCGTGATGTGAAACGCACTTTGCCCCTGCATGAACTGGACGGCAATCCCTATTACCTGGGGATTTTCCTGGCCGGAGCCTACCAGGATGTGCTGGGAAGCGGACACAACCTCTTTGGCAAGGTCAATGAAGCCCATGTGGTGGCAGACAAGGAAGAAGGCTACCGCATTGACCTGTTCGTGCGCGGCCAGAAAGCCCGCCGCATGATTGAGAACATGGGTTACGAAGAAGACGACCTGCGCGACTCCATTGAAGCCCAGATCGAAACCGCCCGCAAAAAAGGCAACTTCACACCCACCGAAGCCAAAGAACTCGGAACCACCTACACCGAGGAACTGCTCGGGTACACCTACCTGGAATAA
- a CDS encoding DUF192 domain-containing protein, producing the protein MKTPLLAAVLFLSVASAQIKLPAGIEAVAFGSAEVTFKGTVTRTVLLEAAISPQQSERGLMYRTSMAKDAGMLFVLGMQDRAAAFWMKNTLIPLDIAFFNSRGVIVDVLQMQPCKASDENCATYPSSKPVVGAIEMNLGWFKKNHIKVGDKVSFKMKY; encoded by the coding sequence ATGAAAACACCCCTTCTCGCTGCTGTTTTGTTCCTCTCCGTTGCTTCTGCCCAGATCAAGCTTCCAGCTGGAATCGAAGCTGTCGCTTTTGGCAGTGCTGAAGTGACCTTCAAAGGCACCGTCACCAGAACCGTGCTGCTGGAAGCCGCCATTTCTCCCCAGCAATCCGAGCGGGGCCTGATGTACCGCACCAGCATGGCAAAAGATGCTGGAATGCTTTTTGTTCTGGGCATGCAGGACCGTGCTGCTGCTTTCTGGATGAAGAACACACTGATTCCGCTGGACATTGCCTTTTTCAATTCCAGAGGCGTCATTGTGGATGTGCTGCAGATGCAACCCTGCAAGGCCAGCGATGAGAATTGTGCCACTTACCCTTCCAGCAAACCCGTGGTGGGGGCCATTGAAATGAACCTGGGCTGGTTCAAAAAGAACCACATCAAAGTGGGAGACAAAGTCAGTTTCAAAATGAAATACTGA